From the genome of Pieris rapae chromosome 5, ilPieRapa1.1, whole genome shotgun sequence, one region includes:
- the LOC111002715 gene encoding mediator of RNA polymerase II transcription subunit 25 isoform X3: MVVNAPDSPTTAEVIFVIEATSANSAYISELKTNYIIPTLEYFHGGTLEDGVGSGSTYGVVAYQSSDCYPGSPVSTYGPFTCPKDVVDTVDKIQYIGGHAENRACITEALSMALSCLEELGRTDIPRHIILLCCSPPYSAYAGGLVPPGAPSTVEAAARTVCERGAQLSVLSPRRLSSLLPLYEHAGGDLHAAQQRNYAKDPRHLVLLRGYSLKERPPSPAPPPAPDIQTDVYGQGRGAVAGPRVSAPFPRATNPAVRGSWLSGVSGVPGVAGPPRQSLYTNNSALLTQLAQPSYPPPPSQRMVQPGPVNPGVSGVPTSTGPNVGVSGVAGVSGVGNVGNVGPVANVGNVGQMQRTFIWSGVLEWMEKGKTPGDQQKVTKHLPCQVSANSKDIEPELKVDTWPSKLLMQLMPKQLISNIGGQYLKDSKSVLFHLQQNEALDALTKVMVNGFAGCVHFSPMPSPPQCDIKVLILLYTPDKKAYLGFIPNNQATFVDRLRKVIQQQKLSKQLPTGGPSPALPPATMPGGGMGSPGMSGGMGMNQGLPPQHPQHAQQSMMIGGGMGGQVGAQVGQVGQVGQVGQVAKGPRPVSQLDGLEAARQQNLEKIQHLQQTLEAAHQQEAQFKSQMDIMSHLHAAQQQEQHYKQLEEQQRKHQLQQLQQLRGAAGHPPRLMPRGIMPTNPGLRHLLQQQPQYRPQGGAVRPTAQSQQFDDVNNYSDFM; this comes from the exons atggttGTAAATGCGCCAGATTCACCTACTACAGCAGAAGTTATCTTTGTAATAGAGGCAACATCAGCAAATAGTGCTTATATCagtgaattaaaaactaattatattatcccTACATTGGA gTACTTTCATGGTGGAACATTAGAAGATGGGGTTGGTAGTGGATCAACATATGGTGTAGTTGCTTATCAATCATCTGATTGCTATCCCGGCTCTCCTGTCTCAACTTATGGTCCTTTTACATGCCCAAAAGATGTTGTTGACACTGTTGACAAAATACA ataCATAGGAGGTCATGCAGAAAATAGAGCATGTATAACTGAAGCATTATCAATGGCTCTATCATGCTTAGAAGAACTTGGGCGTACAGATATTCCACGACACATTATATTACTATGCTGTTCACCCCCTTATTCTGCATATGCTGGTGGCCTAGTTCCTCCTG GCGCTCCCAGCACTGTGGAAGCAGCTGCACGAACAGTGTGTGAACGTGGAGCACAGTTGTCTGTGTTGTCACCGCGTCGATTGTCCTCTCTATTACCGCTCTATGAACACGCTGGAGGGGATCTTCATGCTGCCCAGCAACGGAACTATGCAAag GATCCACGTCACCTTGTTCTACTCCGCGGCTACAGTCTCAAGGAACGCCCACCCAGTCCTGCACCGCCCCCAGCCCCAGACATACAGACAGACGTGTATGG CCAAGGTCGTGGTGCTGTAGCAGGTCCTCGTGTTTCGGCGCCGTTTCCACGTGCAACGAATCCAGCAGTACGTGGAAGTTGGTTATCTGGTGTGTCGGGTGTGCCAGGTGTAGCTGGACCTCCACGGCAATCGCTATACACCAATAACTCTGCTCTTCTGACACAGTTGGCTCAGCCATCTTACCCGCCACCGCCGTCGCAg CGAATGGTCCAACCTGGTCCAGTTAATCCTGGAGTCAGCGGTGTGCCAACGTCAACCGGGCCCAATGTTGGCGTGTCTGGTGTGGCCGGCGTTAGTGGGGTTGGGAATGTGGGCAATGTAGGCCCAGTGGCCAATGTTGGCAATGTTGGCCAAATGCAGCGGACTTTCATTTGGAGTGGGGTACTGGAATGGATGGAGAAGGGCAAAACGCCCGGTGATCAACAGAAAGTCACCAAGCATTTGCCCTGTCAG GTGTCAGCCAACTCGAAGGACATAGAACCAGAACTGAAGGTGGATACCTGGCCGAGCAAATTGCTGATGCAATTGATGCCGAAACAGTTGATCAGTAATATCGGAGGACAGTATCTTAAGGATAGCAAGTCTGTCTTGTTCCACCTGCAACAAAATGAGGCGTTAGATGCTCTCACCAAAGTCATGGTCAATGGGTTT GCCGGCTGCGTACACTTCTCCCCGATGCCGTCTCCCCCACAATGTGACATCAAAGTGCTGATCCTCCTCTATACCCCTGACAAGAAGGCATACCTTGGCTTCATACCCAACAACCAGGCTACTTTCGTCGACCGACTTAGAAAG gTTATCCAGCAGCAGAAGCTTAGCAAGCAGCTGCCAACAGGCGGACCTTCGCCTGCCCTACCACCTGCCACTATGCCAG GTGGGGGTATGGGCAGTCCGGGAATGTCTGGTGGGATGGGAATGAACCAGGGACTGCCGCCGCAACACCCACAGCATGCCCAG CAAAGCATGATGATTGGTGGCGGTATGGGTGGTCAAGTTGGCGCCCAAGTTGGGCAGGTCGGGCAGGTTGGGCAAGTTGGGCAAGTGGCCAAAGGGCCGAGGCCGGTCAGCCAATTGGACGGCTTAGAGGCGGCAAGGCAGCAGAACTTGGAGAAAATACAACATTTGCAACAAACCTTAGAGGCTGCTCATCAACAG GAGGCGCAGTTTAAGTCCCAGATGGACATAATGTCTCACTTGCACGCCGCCCAACAACAGGAGCAACATTATAAACAACTCGag GAGCAGCAACGTAAGCATCAGTTGCAGCAATTGCAGCAACTGCGGGGTGCGGCTGGTCATCCGCCCCGGCTCATGCCCAGGGGCATCATGCCCACCAACCCCGGGTTGAGGCATTTATTACAACAG
- the LOC111002715 gene encoding mediator of RNA polymerase II transcription subunit 25 isoform X4 translates to MVVNAPDSPTTAEVIFVIEATSANSAYISELKTNYIIPTLEYFHGGTLEDGVGSGSTYGVVAYQSSDCYPGSPVSTYGPFTCPKDVVDTVDKIQYIGGHAENRACITEALSMALSCLEELGRTDIPRHIILLCCSPPYSAYAGGLVPPGAPSTVEAAARTVCERGAQLSVLSPRRLSSLLPLYEHAGGDLHAAQQRNYAKDPRHLVLLRGYSLKERPPSPAPPPAPDIQTDVYGQGRGAVAGPRVSAPFPRATNPAVRGSWLSGVSGVPGVAGPPRQSLYTNNSALLTQLAQPSYPPPPSQRMVQPGPVNPGVSGVPTSTGPNVGVSGVAGVSGVGNVGNVGPVANVGNVGQMQRTFIWSGVLEWMEKGKTPGDQQKVTKHLPCQVSANSKDIEPELKVDTWPSKLLMQLMPKQLISNIGGQYLKDSKSVLFHLQQNEALDALTKVMVNGFAGCVHFSPMPSPPQCDIKVLILLYTPDKKAYLGFIPNNQATFVDRLRKVIQQQKLSKQLPTGGPSPALPPATMPGGGMGSPGMSGGMGMNQGLPPQHPQHAQQSMMIGGGMGGQVGAQVGQVGQVGQVGQVAKGPRPVSQLDGLEAARQQNLEKIQHLQQTLEAAHQQLRLSNVCLQEAQFKSQMDIMSHLHAAQQQEQHYKQLEEQQRKHQLQQLQQLRGAAGHPPRLMPRGIMPTNPGLRHLLQQQQAAPRPQRPHM, encoded by the exons atggttGTAAATGCGCCAGATTCACCTACTACAGCAGAAGTTATCTTTGTAATAGAGGCAACATCAGCAAATAGTGCTTATATCagtgaattaaaaactaattatattatcccTACATTGGA gTACTTTCATGGTGGAACATTAGAAGATGGGGTTGGTAGTGGATCAACATATGGTGTAGTTGCTTATCAATCATCTGATTGCTATCCCGGCTCTCCTGTCTCAACTTATGGTCCTTTTACATGCCCAAAAGATGTTGTTGACACTGTTGACAAAATACA ataCATAGGAGGTCATGCAGAAAATAGAGCATGTATAACTGAAGCATTATCAATGGCTCTATCATGCTTAGAAGAACTTGGGCGTACAGATATTCCACGACACATTATATTACTATGCTGTTCACCCCCTTATTCTGCATATGCTGGTGGCCTAGTTCCTCCTG GCGCTCCCAGCACTGTGGAAGCAGCTGCACGAACAGTGTGTGAACGTGGAGCACAGTTGTCTGTGTTGTCACCGCGTCGATTGTCCTCTCTATTACCGCTCTATGAACACGCTGGAGGGGATCTTCATGCTGCCCAGCAACGGAACTATGCAAag GATCCACGTCACCTTGTTCTACTCCGCGGCTACAGTCTCAAGGAACGCCCACCCAGTCCTGCACCGCCCCCAGCCCCAGACATACAGACAGACGTGTATGG CCAAGGTCGTGGTGCTGTAGCAGGTCCTCGTGTTTCGGCGCCGTTTCCACGTGCAACGAATCCAGCAGTACGTGGAAGTTGGTTATCTGGTGTGTCGGGTGTGCCAGGTGTAGCTGGACCTCCACGGCAATCGCTATACACCAATAACTCTGCTCTTCTGACACAGTTGGCTCAGCCATCTTACCCGCCACCGCCGTCGCAg CGAATGGTCCAACCTGGTCCAGTTAATCCTGGAGTCAGCGGTGTGCCAACGTCAACCGGGCCCAATGTTGGCGTGTCTGGTGTGGCCGGCGTTAGTGGGGTTGGGAATGTGGGCAATGTAGGCCCAGTGGCCAATGTTGGCAATGTTGGCCAAATGCAGCGGACTTTCATTTGGAGTGGGGTACTGGAATGGATGGAGAAGGGCAAAACGCCCGGTGATCAACAGAAAGTCACCAAGCATTTGCCCTGTCAG GTGTCAGCCAACTCGAAGGACATAGAACCAGAACTGAAGGTGGATACCTGGCCGAGCAAATTGCTGATGCAATTGATGCCGAAACAGTTGATCAGTAATATCGGAGGACAGTATCTTAAGGATAGCAAGTCTGTCTTGTTCCACCTGCAACAAAATGAGGCGTTAGATGCTCTCACCAAAGTCATGGTCAATGGGTTT GCCGGCTGCGTACACTTCTCCCCGATGCCGTCTCCCCCACAATGTGACATCAAAGTGCTGATCCTCCTCTATACCCCTGACAAGAAGGCATACCTTGGCTTCATACCCAACAACCAGGCTACTTTCGTCGACCGACTTAGAAAG gTTATCCAGCAGCAGAAGCTTAGCAAGCAGCTGCCAACAGGCGGACCTTCGCCTGCCCTACCACCTGCCACTATGCCAG GTGGGGGTATGGGCAGTCCGGGAATGTCTGGTGGGATGGGAATGAACCAGGGACTGCCGCCGCAACACCCACAGCATGCCCAG CAAAGCATGATGATTGGTGGCGGTATGGGTGGTCAAGTTGGCGCCCAAGTTGGGCAGGTCGGGCAGGTTGGGCAAGTTGGGCAAGTGGCCAAAGGGCCGAGGCCGGTCAGCCAATTGGACGGCTTAGAGGCGGCAAGGCAGCAGAACTTGGAGAAAATACAACATTTGCAACAAACCTTAGAGGCTGCTCATCAACAG CTTCGCTTAAGTAACGTTTGTCTACAGGAGGCGCAGTTTAAGTCCCAGATGGACATAATGTCTCACTTGCACGCCGCCCAACAACAGGAGCAACATTATAAACAACTCGag GAGCAGCAACGTAAGCATCAGTTGCAGCAATTGCAGCAACTGCGGGGTGCGGCTGGTCATCCGCCCCGGCTCATGCCCAGGGGCATCATGCCCACCAACCCCGGGTTGAGGCATTTATTACAACAG CAACAGGCGGCGCCGCGACCCCAGCGTCCGCACATGTGA
- the LOC111002715 gene encoding mediator of RNA polymerase II transcription subunit 25 isoform X2: MVVNAPDSPTTAEVIFVIEATSANSAYISELKTNYIIPTLEYFHGGTLEDGVGSGSTYGVVAYQSSDCYPGSPVSTYGPFTCPKDVVDTVDKIQYIGGHAENRACITEALSMALSCLEELGRTDIPRHIILLCCSPPYSAYAGGLVPPGAPSTVEAAARTVCERGAQLSVLSPRRLSSLLPLYEHAGGDLHAAQQRNYAKDPRHLVLLRGYSLKERPPSPAPPPAPDIQTDVQGRGAVAGPRVSAPFPRATNPAVRGSWLSGVSGVPGVAGPPRQSLYTNNSALLTQLAQPSYPPPPSQRMVQPGPVNPGVSGVPTSTGPNVGVSGVAGVSGVGNVGNVGPVANVGNVGQMQRTFIWSGVLEWMEKGKTPGDQQKVTKHLPCQVSANSKDIEPELKVDTWPSKLLMQLMPKQLISNIGGQYLKDSKSVLFHLQQNEALDALTKVMVNGFAGCVHFSPMPSPPQCDIKVLILLYTPDKKAYLGFIPNNQATFVDRLRKVIQQQKLSKQLPTGGPSPALPPATMPGGGMGSPGMSGGMGMNQGLPPQHPQHAQQSMMIGGGMGGQVGAQVGQVGQVGQVGQVAKGPRPVSQLDGLEAARQQNLEKIQHLQQTLEAAHQQLRLSNVCLQEAQFKSQMDIMSHLHAAQQQEQHYKQLEEQQRKHQLQQLQQLRGAAGHPPRLMPRGIMPTNPGLRHLLQQQPQYRPQGGAVRPTAQSQQFDDVNNYSDFM, encoded by the exons atggttGTAAATGCGCCAGATTCACCTACTACAGCAGAAGTTATCTTTGTAATAGAGGCAACATCAGCAAATAGTGCTTATATCagtgaattaaaaactaattatattatcccTACATTGGA gTACTTTCATGGTGGAACATTAGAAGATGGGGTTGGTAGTGGATCAACATATGGTGTAGTTGCTTATCAATCATCTGATTGCTATCCCGGCTCTCCTGTCTCAACTTATGGTCCTTTTACATGCCCAAAAGATGTTGTTGACACTGTTGACAAAATACA ataCATAGGAGGTCATGCAGAAAATAGAGCATGTATAACTGAAGCATTATCAATGGCTCTATCATGCTTAGAAGAACTTGGGCGTACAGATATTCCACGACACATTATATTACTATGCTGTTCACCCCCTTATTCTGCATATGCTGGTGGCCTAGTTCCTCCTG GCGCTCCCAGCACTGTGGAAGCAGCTGCACGAACAGTGTGTGAACGTGGAGCACAGTTGTCTGTGTTGTCACCGCGTCGATTGTCCTCTCTATTACCGCTCTATGAACACGCTGGAGGGGATCTTCATGCTGCCCAGCAACGGAACTATGCAAag GATCCACGTCACCTTGTTCTACTCCGCGGCTACAGTCTCAAGGAACGCCCACCCAGTCCTGCACCGCCCCCAGCCCCAGACATACAGACAGACGT CCAAGGTCGTGGTGCTGTAGCAGGTCCTCGTGTTTCGGCGCCGTTTCCACGTGCAACGAATCCAGCAGTACGTGGAAGTTGGTTATCTGGTGTGTCGGGTGTGCCAGGTGTAGCTGGACCTCCACGGCAATCGCTATACACCAATAACTCTGCTCTTCTGACACAGTTGGCTCAGCCATCTTACCCGCCACCGCCGTCGCAg CGAATGGTCCAACCTGGTCCAGTTAATCCTGGAGTCAGCGGTGTGCCAACGTCAACCGGGCCCAATGTTGGCGTGTCTGGTGTGGCCGGCGTTAGTGGGGTTGGGAATGTGGGCAATGTAGGCCCAGTGGCCAATGTTGGCAATGTTGGCCAAATGCAGCGGACTTTCATTTGGAGTGGGGTACTGGAATGGATGGAGAAGGGCAAAACGCCCGGTGATCAACAGAAAGTCACCAAGCATTTGCCCTGTCAG GTGTCAGCCAACTCGAAGGACATAGAACCAGAACTGAAGGTGGATACCTGGCCGAGCAAATTGCTGATGCAATTGATGCCGAAACAGTTGATCAGTAATATCGGAGGACAGTATCTTAAGGATAGCAAGTCTGTCTTGTTCCACCTGCAACAAAATGAGGCGTTAGATGCTCTCACCAAAGTCATGGTCAATGGGTTT GCCGGCTGCGTACACTTCTCCCCGATGCCGTCTCCCCCACAATGTGACATCAAAGTGCTGATCCTCCTCTATACCCCTGACAAGAAGGCATACCTTGGCTTCATACCCAACAACCAGGCTACTTTCGTCGACCGACTTAGAAAG gTTATCCAGCAGCAGAAGCTTAGCAAGCAGCTGCCAACAGGCGGACCTTCGCCTGCCCTACCACCTGCCACTATGCCAG GTGGGGGTATGGGCAGTCCGGGAATGTCTGGTGGGATGGGAATGAACCAGGGACTGCCGCCGCAACACCCACAGCATGCCCAG CAAAGCATGATGATTGGTGGCGGTATGGGTGGTCAAGTTGGCGCCCAAGTTGGGCAGGTCGGGCAGGTTGGGCAAGTTGGGCAAGTGGCCAAAGGGCCGAGGCCGGTCAGCCAATTGGACGGCTTAGAGGCGGCAAGGCAGCAGAACTTGGAGAAAATACAACATTTGCAACAAACCTTAGAGGCTGCTCATCAACAG CTTCGCTTAAGTAACGTTTGTCTACAGGAGGCGCAGTTTAAGTCCCAGATGGACATAATGTCTCACTTGCACGCCGCCCAACAACAGGAGCAACATTATAAACAACTCGag GAGCAGCAACGTAAGCATCAGTTGCAGCAATTGCAGCAACTGCGGGGTGCGGCTGGTCATCCGCCCCGGCTCATGCCCAGGGGCATCATGCCCACCAACCCCGGGTTGAGGCATTTATTACAACAG
- the LOC111002715 gene encoding mediator of RNA polymerase II transcription subunit 25 isoform X1, producing MVVNAPDSPTTAEVIFVIEATSANSAYISELKTNYIIPTLEYFHGGTLEDGVGSGSTYGVVAYQSSDCYPGSPVSTYGPFTCPKDVVDTVDKIQYIGGHAENRACITEALSMALSCLEELGRTDIPRHIILLCCSPPYSAYAGGLVPPGAPSTVEAAARTVCERGAQLSVLSPRRLSSLLPLYEHAGGDLHAAQQRNYAKDPRHLVLLRGYSLKERPPSPAPPPAPDIQTDVYGQGRGAVAGPRVSAPFPRATNPAVRGSWLSGVSGVPGVAGPPRQSLYTNNSALLTQLAQPSYPPPPSQRMVQPGPVNPGVSGVPTSTGPNVGVSGVAGVSGVGNVGNVGPVANVGNVGQMQRTFIWSGVLEWMEKGKTPGDQQKVTKHLPCQVSANSKDIEPELKVDTWPSKLLMQLMPKQLISNIGGQYLKDSKSVLFHLQQNEALDALTKVMVNGFAGCVHFSPMPSPPQCDIKVLILLYTPDKKAYLGFIPNNQATFVDRLRKVIQQQKLSKQLPTGGPSPALPPATMPGGGMGSPGMSGGMGMNQGLPPQHPQHAQQSMMIGGGMGGQVGAQVGQVGQVGQVGQVAKGPRPVSQLDGLEAARQQNLEKIQHLQQTLEAAHQQLRLSNVCLQEAQFKSQMDIMSHLHAAQQQEQHYKQLEEQQRKHQLQQLQQLRGAAGHPPRLMPRGIMPTNPGLRHLLQQQPQYRPQGGAVRPTAQSQQFDDVNNYSDFM from the exons atggttGTAAATGCGCCAGATTCACCTACTACAGCAGAAGTTATCTTTGTAATAGAGGCAACATCAGCAAATAGTGCTTATATCagtgaattaaaaactaattatattatcccTACATTGGA gTACTTTCATGGTGGAACATTAGAAGATGGGGTTGGTAGTGGATCAACATATGGTGTAGTTGCTTATCAATCATCTGATTGCTATCCCGGCTCTCCTGTCTCAACTTATGGTCCTTTTACATGCCCAAAAGATGTTGTTGACACTGTTGACAAAATACA ataCATAGGAGGTCATGCAGAAAATAGAGCATGTATAACTGAAGCATTATCAATGGCTCTATCATGCTTAGAAGAACTTGGGCGTACAGATATTCCACGACACATTATATTACTATGCTGTTCACCCCCTTATTCTGCATATGCTGGTGGCCTAGTTCCTCCTG GCGCTCCCAGCACTGTGGAAGCAGCTGCACGAACAGTGTGTGAACGTGGAGCACAGTTGTCTGTGTTGTCACCGCGTCGATTGTCCTCTCTATTACCGCTCTATGAACACGCTGGAGGGGATCTTCATGCTGCCCAGCAACGGAACTATGCAAag GATCCACGTCACCTTGTTCTACTCCGCGGCTACAGTCTCAAGGAACGCCCACCCAGTCCTGCACCGCCCCCAGCCCCAGACATACAGACAGACGTGTATGG CCAAGGTCGTGGTGCTGTAGCAGGTCCTCGTGTTTCGGCGCCGTTTCCACGTGCAACGAATCCAGCAGTACGTGGAAGTTGGTTATCTGGTGTGTCGGGTGTGCCAGGTGTAGCTGGACCTCCACGGCAATCGCTATACACCAATAACTCTGCTCTTCTGACACAGTTGGCTCAGCCATCTTACCCGCCACCGCCGTCGCAg CGAATGGTCCAACCTGGTCCAGTTAATCCTGGAGTCAGCGGTGTGCCAACGTCAACCGGGCCCAATGTTGGCGTGTCTGGTGTGGCCGGCGTTAGTGGGGTTGGGAATGTGGGCAATGTAGGCCCAGTGGCCAATGTTGGCAATGTTGGCCAAATGCAGCGGACTTTCATTTGGAGTGGGGTACTGGAATGGATGGAGAAGGGCAAAACGCCCGGTGATCAACAGAAAGTCACCAAGCATTTGCCCTGTCAG GTGTCAGCCAACTCGAAGGACATAGAACCAGAACTGAAGGTGGATACCTGGCCGAGCAAATTGCTGATGCAATTGATGCCGAAACAGTTGATCAGTAATATCGGAGGACAGTATCTTAAGGATAGCAAGTCTGTCTTGTTCCACCTGCAACAAAATGAGGCGTTAGATGCTCTCACCAAAGTCATGGTCAATGGGTTT GCCGGCTGCGTACACTTCTCCCCGATGCCGTCTCCCCCACAATGTGACATCAAAGTGCTGATCCTCCTCTATACCCCTGACAAGAAGGCATACCTTGGCTTCATACCCAACAACCAGGCTACTTTCGTCGACCGACTTAGAAAG gTTATCCAGCAGCAGAAGCTTAGCAAGCAGCTGCCAACAGGCGGACCTTCGCCTGCCCTACCACCTGCCACTATGCCAG GTGGGGGTATGGGCAGTCCGGGAATGTCTGGTGGGATGGGAATGAACCAGGGACTGCCGCCGCAACACCCACAGCATGCCCAG CAAAGCATGATGATTGGTGGCGGTATGGGTGGTCAAGTTGGCGCCCAAGTTGGGCAGGTCGGGCAGGTTGGGCAAGTTGGGCAAGTGGCCAAAGGGCCGAGGCCGGTCAGCCAATTGGACGGCTTAGAGGCGGCAAGGCAGCAGAACTTGGAGAAAATACAACATTTGCAACAAACCTTAGAGGCTGCTCATCAACAG CTTCGCTTAAGTAACGTTTGTCTACAGGAGGCGCAGTTTAAGTCCCAGATGGACATAATGTCTCACTTGCACGCCGCCCAACAACAGGAGCAACATTATAAACAACTCGag GAGCAGCAACGTAAGCATCAGTTGCAGCAATTGCAGCAACTGCGGGGTGCGGCTGGTCATCCGCCCCGGCTCATGCCCAGGGGCATCATGCCCACCAACCCCGGGTTGAGGCATTTATTACAACAG